From Saccopteryx leptura isolate mSacLep1 chromosome 3, mSacLep1_pri_phased_curated, whole genome shotgun sequence, one genomic window encodes:
- the GPX7 gene encoding glutathione peroxidase 7, translating into MEAALLAAWLLLVVVACSQREQDFYDFKAVNIRGKLVSLEKYRGSVSLVVNVASECGFTDQHYRALQQLQRDLGPHHFNVLAFPCNQFGQQEPDSNKEIENFARRTYSVSFPMFSKVAVTGSGAHPAFKYLIQTSGKEPTWNFWKYLVAPDGKVVGAWDPTVSVEEIRPQITALVRKLILKKREDL; encoded by the exons ATGGAGGCTGCACTGTTGGCGGCGTGGCTGCTCCTGGTGGTCGTGGCTTGCTCACAGCGGGAGCAGGACTTCTACGACTTCAAAGCTGTCAACATCCGGGGCAAGTTGGTGTCGCTGGAGAAGTACCGTGGTTCG GTGTCCCTGGTGGTGAACGTGGCTAGTGAGTGTGGCTTCACAGACCAGCACTACCGGGCCCTGCAGCAACTACAGCGGGACCTGGGGCCCCACCACTTCAACGTGCTTGCCTTCCCCTGCAACCAGTTTGGCCAACAGGAGCCTGACAGCAACAAGGAGATTGAGAATTTTGCCCGCCGCACCTATAGTGTCTCTTTCCCCATGTTTAGCAAGGTTGCAGTGACTGGCAGTGGTGCCCACCCAGCTTTCAAGTATCTGATCC aaACTTCTGGAAAGGAGCCCACTTGGAACTTCTGGAAGTAcctagtggccccagatggaaagGTGGTAGGGGCTTGGGACCCAACTGTGTCGGTGGAGGAGATCAGACCCCAGATCACAGCACTTGTGAGGAAGCTCATCCTGAAGAAGCGAGAAGACTTATAa